TTGAGACATCTGCAGCGTACGACCAGGTACATCCATATTATTCGCAACCAAATCATCGCACCCCGGCATATTTTCATGAACCCACTTCCGTCCGTAATAAGACTGACGTATCAGTTGTTCGCCACTGGATAAACCTTCGTATGGTTGGTTATAGGTGGCTCCCCACGTAAATCTTTTCTCTTTATATAATTGTATCAATTCATCTTTCCGCTCCGGATGTTCTTCCAAAAACTCCATCAAATACATAGTCTGCTCCATTTCAAAAGTGAAGTCTTTATTCTGCTTCATCATATCAAGAGCAGGCAAAATGATGTTATTGATACGATCTTCTCGACAGTACTCCGGTGTATCCATCCAGGCAATATCTTGATGGGATGATTGAATAATATGGATCACACCATTCTTAAAATAGCCCCAATCAGCCGGAATAAACGTTTGAAACGCTTGATCTAAAATAATCTTCTTACCAGCGACAACCTTCAACTGTTCTTCTCCTCCAATCATTGGTAACCAAACCAATACGCTATCACTTCGTTCTGTCTTAACAAGATCAACAGATTGATCGTTTACATAACATTTCAGGGAAGTTTGGGATAGACAGTCCTCTTGGATATAAGATAGAATTTGGAACTTACCGTTCTCATTTTTATACTGTACGGGCTCTATTGGATTTATGACAGCAGTTGTTGTCTGCGCCATAGTTCCAACTGCTACATATAGCATGCTCATTATTATTAATTCTTTCATGATATATAAATTATATATGTTAACACAATTACTTAACCGGTTCAAATATTCTCCAAAAAAAAGATCATGGATCTTTTGAATATCCGGAAGGAAGCAATTCATTATCAAGAACAACAGCCTTGTAATCAGCTTCTTTATCCTGAATACTTTCTAACAATATTTTAACTGACTCTACGCCCATTTCATGAATAGGCATTCTAGAGATACTCATTCGAGGTGCCAGAATATCCAAAGAAGTAGTTTCATGGAAACAGCCCATTTGAAATTTAGTCTTATAATCGATATTCCGTTCTATAAAATAGCGAATGGCCTCCAAAGCTAAATAGTGAGTAGAAAAGAAAAAGCCATCCACATTCGGAAGTTCACTGAACAAATAATCTAGTTTGTCAACTATGTCCATTTTGTAATTTTGTCTATCAACAAACACCTCCAAAGATAAGTCATTCGACAAATTCAAATCTCTCAATGCTTTACGATAACCCTCTATACGTTGTTTCATCACATATAGATGAACATCCGTAGTTAACAATGCTATATTCTTGGCTCCTTTTTTACCTATATGGTAAACAAGGTCATAACAACTCTGACTATTGTTAACAATGACATAATTAGTCGGAACATTCGGATAATAACGGTCCACCAACACAAATGGTAAAGAATCTTTAGTCAAAAGGTCAATCCCTTTTCTGGAAACTTTAGTCGGAGCAACAATAATGCCATCAACCTGCTTTGACTTCAACATCTGTATCAATTTATATTCTTTATCTCCATCCCCTTCCGAGCTACACACAAACAATGCATAGTTATTACGTGCTGCCTCTGTTTCAACAGCTTGAGCCAATTGAGCGTAGAATGTATCCCCAATGAACGGTATTATCAACCCCAATGTATTAGATGTTCCCAAAGATAAGCTACGAGCCACCTGATTCGGTCGATAATTAACCGAATCGGCATATTCTTTTACACGTTTGATTGTCGCTTCACTAAAACCTTTGGCCTCACCCTGTCCGGACAAAATCCATGAGATAGTAGCTTTTGATAAATTCAGTGCCTGAGCAATATCTTTAAGAGAAACTTTCATTGTTTACAAAGTTATTTAATCGGTTCAAATATACTAAATCAACTCTATAAATAGAATTATAGTAAAGCGATTTAGTATATTTTATGAATCTCTAAATTATTTATACTCTAATTTATAAGTCTCAATCGAATGATGTCCGATTTTAACAGGTAAGATATCCCCCTTGTTATCAATAAGTTTCTGAGGTTCTTCAATGATATTGGTTTGACAGCTTTTCTTTATAGGCTTGAAAGACCACAAAGAGACATCGCTATCCATGCCCTCTATATCAAATAATCGAACAACCACATTGTCATCATCCTCACACTTCTTAATCGTACTGACCATTACATTCTTCTTATCCACACTAAAGAACGACTGTAAAGGTGACAATATTTTATTATTCCCGTTTTTCACCCCCACTGCAGTTAATAGAGGTTGAGCAGATTGTGTACCTAACTGATGAGTTTTTTTCCAGTCACCATCAGACGAATGCAAGGAGAAACGATACGAATGGTTTCCCTGCTGAAGATACCAATTTCCTTTCCAATGGCAGCTCTTACGGGATGCCAACAAAACAGGTTGTAAAACCGGATAATCAACAGGATTGGATGTAGCATCCTTATATCCGAATACGCCAACACTAGATGAGAGCATAACGTTTGACAAATCATCGGAAGAGGCAAACCAATTTTGGCATTCACGAAGTGGTGTTTCATTTAGTGGGGTAGTATAATGTAATCCACCTGCATGTCCTGCAGAAATAGATAGATCGTTCTTTCCTATTTCTACAACCCCCATCGGAACTTCATAACTGATTAATGACGATGACTGATTCAATGGCATAGTCATCCGGAACTCCTGGTAGGCTTCTCCGGTAAATCCTTCCAAGTCAATCTCTATATCAATTTTAGGGAAATTTTGGTATGCAATGATTCGTTGAATGACAGTCGCATGCTTGAATTTCGAACGACATTCTCTAACCTCTCTCACCCTTCCACTTTCAATAATACTCCAGGACGGAGAATAATCCGAACTCTTTTCAAATCCTTCCATGGTGATAGGCTGAATTTCTTTAAATTCACCAGCGCCATTACCTACTGATCGGGTACAGAAGACTTCTCCTCCCAGGAATTTATCCGTACGCAGTAATTCGCGATTCAATCGTTTGTCAAAAATACTTTTTATACCTCCTGCAGCAAATGAAATACGATAATAAGGATTATCAATATCTATTTTATTAGAAGCTGTTACAGCATCTTCAAAAATTTCATCTTTTACATGTTTCAAATAATAGGATCTATAGCCTATGGATGGTATAGAATCTGCCTGAAATGCAATCTGTATATCGCCATCTTTTGTTTGCCCCTTTATGGGTAAATATTGGAATGGAATATGCTGACCTTTATCGTCTGTTAAGACAAAATGCCCCCGACCTAAACCATAAACGTTTACTTTAGTAATCACAATATCATTACGAAGCCA
This is a stretch of genomic DNA from Parabacteroides chongii. It encodes these proteins:
- a CDS encoding LacI family DNA-binding transcriptional regulator, which produces MKVSLKDIAQALNLSKATISWILSGQGEAKGFSEATIKRVKEYADSVNYRPNQVARSLSLGTSNTLGLIIPFIGDTFYAQLAQAVETEAARNNYALFVCSSEGDGDKEYKLIQMLKSKQVDGIIVAPTKVSRKGIDLLTKDSLPFVLVDRYYPNVPTNYVIVNNSQSCYDLVYHIGKKGAKNIALLTTDVHLYVMKQRIEGYRKALRDLNLSNDLSLEVFVDRQNYKMDIVDKLDYLFSELPNVDGFFFSTHYLALEAIRYFIERNIDYKTKFQMGCFHETTSLDILAPRMSISRMPIHEMGVESVKILLESIQDKEADYKAVVLDNELLPSGYSKDP
- a CDS encoding glycosyl hydrolase-related protein, whose translation is MKYSLLIAFCVVSFCTTAQSNYLKEGHVNFALSSHQDMAWMDVPDKCTEFRIEKLLMPSLRMLEKDSSYCFTMEYALTLEEFLNKYPERKDELMQLTAKKRLDWGATFNQPYEGMLSGESLIRETYLGKRWLQKQFPGCEFVTAFNPDVPGRSLQTSQIHAKAGIKYGIISRFEPGIYQWFSPDGSSILCKSNGIYCDYARTLAGKKEKEEKKEYIRSIVHFWDPYYKENKMPSELFFLHTDDNEEPYDYQQIFKELSAEKDMPEFGYTTISTAMDKLVSKKSKPTRLEGEWPDLWLYIHNPTHHEAVSMMRDAQRNLVNVEKFGAVRGLLTGSFASYPQDKLNEAWKCAIYPDHGWGGNGGYITDEIYKEKFRHSQASANEMLEDALGEIGGMIEHKQEGLPIVVFNPESWLRNDIVITKVNVYGLGRGHFVLTDDKGQHIPFQYLPIKGQTKDGDIQIAFQADSIPSIGYRSYYLKHVKDEIFEDAVTASNKIDIDNPYYRISFAAGGIKSIFDKRLNRELLRTDKFLGGEVFCTRSVGNGAGEFKEIQPITMEGFEKSSDYSPSWSIIESGRVREVRECRSKFKHATVIQRIIAYQNFPKIDIEIDLEGFTGEAYQEFRMTMPLNQSSSLISYEVPMGVVEIGKNDLSISAGHAGGLHYTTPLNETPLRECQNWFASSDDLSNVMLSSSVGVFGYKDATSNPVDYPVLQPVLLASRKSCHWKGNWYLQQGNHSYRFSLHSSDGDWKKTHQLGTQSAQPLLTAVGVKNGNNKILSPLQSFFSVDKKNVMVSTIKKCEDDDNVVVRLFDIEGMDSDVSLWSFKPIKKSCQTNIIEEPQKLIDNKGDILPVKIGHHSIETYKLEYK